Proteins encoded together in one Thermoplasmatales archaeon BRNA1 window:
- a CDS encoding Phosphomannomutase: MEEGKVPVSVSTAEVRMTPEDALEVGIRLGSVFSSVAVSCDTDSSSPVILSAFTAGLNAAGADVIDIGVSPAPAACFAYAHSVEVIANIGSPNGYTLPSITLRHPDGSQFEEEEVRMILEGEGNSLPGNSDVGNVVVRNDANEIYIRAIRNSGIQADGFIILDCGCGSTSLVAPRALSEAGADISSMNSHIGKKAPRNPGINKTDLLPLGGFVNESVGSIGIAYNGDGTRLAVMDESGKFITGEKVLALMLMYLEPRVAVIPFDSPAIVEDAFWHPLGLRENGMGKEKDRRIIRTRNDINSVIKAIKDNDADIGALTDGTFIFPQIGLCPDAIYASAVISELAGVRSLRNVIGDLPNYTSRDAKVKFDGNLKLFGKRLLQKMVEYDIEEIYVGEGAWKIIMKHGEYVISPEGTDFLEIDAEANDPMYLASMMDQALAIVHWCLSK, encoded by the coding sequence ATGGAAGAAGGAAAAGTACCGGTCTCCGTTTCCACCGCCGAGGTCAGAATGACCCCCGAGGACGCTCTCGAAGTGGGCATCAGGCTGGGTTCCGTCTTCTCTTCCGTCGCGGTCTCCTGCGACACCGATTCCAGCAGTCCCGTCATCCTCAGCGCTTTCACCGCAGGACTCAACGCAGCAGGTGCGGACGTCATCGACATCGGTGTCTCTCCCGCACCCGCGGCCTGTTTCGCTTACGCGCACTCCGTCGAGGTCATCGCGAACATCGGCAGCCCCAACGGATACACCCTGCCCTCAATCACCCTCCGCCACCCGGACGGTTCCCAGTTCGAGGAGGAAGAGGTCCGCATGATCCTCGAGGGCGAGGGCAACAGCCTTCCCGGGAACTCCGACGTGGGCAACGTGGTCGTGCGCAACGATGCCAACGAGATTTACATCCGCGCCATCAGGAACTCCGGAATCCAGGCCGACGGATTCATCATTCTGGACTGCGGATGCGGAAGCACCTCCCTCGTGGCCCCCAGGGCACTTTCCGAGGCGGGAGCCGACATCTCCAGCATGAACTCCCACATAGGGAAGAAGGCCCCCCGCAACCCCGGGATCAACAAGACCGACCTCCTTCCCCTCGGTGGTTTCGTCAACGAATCAGTCGGTTCCATCGGTATAGCCTACAACGGGGACGGCACCCGCCTCGCCGTCATGGACGAGTCCGGGAAGTTCATCACCGGCGAGAAGGTCCTCGCCCTCATGCTCATGTACCTCGAACCCAGGGTGGCGGTCATCCCCTTCGATTCGCCCGCCATCGTGGAGGATGCCTTCTGGCACCCCCTCGGCCTCAGGGAGAACGGTATGGGAAAGGAGAAAGACAGGCGGATCATCCGCACCAGGAACGACATCAATTCCGTCATCAAGGCCATAAAGGACAACGATGCCGACATCGGTGCCCTCACCGACGGCACGTTCATCTTCCCCCAGATCGGGCTCTGCCCCGACGCCATCTACGCTAGCGCGGTGATCTCCGAGCTCGCCGGAGTGAGATCCCTCAGGAACGTCATCGGCGACCTCCCCAACTACACGTCCCGCGATGCCAAGGTCAAGTTCGACGGCAACCTCAAGCTCTTCGGCAAGAGGCTCCTCCAGAAGATGGTGGAGTACGACATCGAGGAGATCTACGTCGGAGAAGGGGCTTGGAAGATCATCATGAAGCACGGCGAGTACGTCATCTCGCCCGAGGGGACCGACTTCCTCGAGATCGATGCGGAAGCAAACGACCCCATGTACCTCGCATCCATGATGGACCAGGCACTCGCCATCGTCCACTGGTGCCTCTCCAAGTGA
- a CDS encoding Single-stranded DNA-specific exonuclease, translating into MDGFVLPDKLLSTLSNAAGTARSHDFIHVYSHYDADGLTAAAIVCKALMRAGKEFQVTTFHTLTDPQMQIIEENRDACVLMTDLGASYIDRLEKLGGDVIVLDHHTLGVTNTEKVIYANPHLYGIDGMTSGCGATMAFLFAITLDDRNWDLAPVAMAGIAGDRQHLNGVSGLNIYLLEGAKKRELIEEMPGSLIPFGDLATELYVSTEPYIAGITGDADAVTAFLKEARTAPGKSFTDLAPEEKVRLSSMIAVKLAQQGVTRDKLEETARTRYYLPTWNTDAESLSGWINSSGRSDEQGIGILAGMGDRNALQRAKEIDAESRKNFLAGIKSAMEGKLHQMENIQWFDSSSSGFTGMICGVIMSFIGDPDKPTIGINCSEEDANISSRGTFPLLDKGVDLADAMKRGCASVGGEGGGHRIAAGGSIKSAKRDEFLANVDKIVGEQKVSHAM; encoded by the coding sequence ATGGACGGATTCGTCCTTCCGGACAAACTACTTTCCACACTTTCCAACGCTGCGGGCACTGCCCGCAGCCACGATTTTATCCATGTCTACTCCCACTACGATGCCGACGGTCTGACGGCTGCCGCCATCGTCTGCAAGGCCCTTATGAGGGCGGGCAAGGAGTTCCAGGTCACCACCTTCCACACCCTTACCGACCCGCAGATGCAGATCATCGAGGAGAACAGGGACGCCTGCGTCCTGATGACCGACCTCGGCGCATCCTACATCGACCGCCTCGAGAAGCTGGGAGGCGACGTCATCGTTCTGGACCACCACACCCTCGGCGTCACCAACACCGAGAAGGTGATCTACGCCAACCCCCACCTCTACGGCATCGACGGCATGACCTCCGGATGCGGAGCCACCATGGCCTTCCTTTTCGCCATCACCCTTGACGACAGGAACTGGGACCTGGCCCCCGTCGCCATGGCGGGCATCGCCGGGGACAGACAGCACCTCAACGGGGTCAGCGGCCTGAACATCTACCTGCTGGAGGGCGCCAAGAAGAGGGAGCTCATCGAGGAGATGCCCGGCTCCCTCATACCCTTCGGGGACCTGGCGACCGAACTCTACGTCTCCACCGAGCCCTACATCGCCGGCATTACCGGCGACGCGGACGCCGTCACCGCCTTCCTCAAAGAGGCCAGGACCGCCCCCGGAAAGAGCTTCACCGACCTCGCCCCCGAGGAGAAGGTCAGACTCTCCTCCATGATCGCCGTAAAGCTCGCCCAGCAGGGCGTCACCCGCGACAAGCTCGAGGAGACCGCCAGGACCCGTTACTATCTCCCCACCTGGAACACCGACGCCGAGTCCCTCTCCGGATGGATCAACTCCTCCGGCAGGAGCGACGAGCAGGGGATCGGGATCCTCGCGGGAATGGGTGACAGGAACGCACTCCAGAGGGCGAAGGAGATCGATGCCGAGAGCCGCAAGAACTTCCTCGCCGGGATCAAGTCCGCGATGGAGGGCAAGCTCCACCAGATGGAGAACATCCAGTGGTTCGACAGCTCCTCCTCCGGTTTCACCGGCATGATCTGCGGGGTCATCATGAGCTTCATCGGAGACCCGGACAAGCCCACCATCGGGATCAACTGCTCCGAAGAGGATGCCAACATCTCCTCCAGGGGGACCTTCCCTCTGCTAGACAAAGGGGTCGACCTCGCCGACGCCATGAAACGCGGATGCGCGTCCGTGGGCGGAGAGGGCGGAGGACACAGGATCGCCGCAGGCGGTTCGATCAAATCCGCGAAGCGCGACGAGTTCCTCGCCAACGTTGACAAGATCGTCGGCGAGCAGAAGGTCAGTCACGCCATGTGA
- a CDS encoding O-sialoglycoprotein endopeptidase, with protein sequence MITLGIEGTAHTLGVGIVDSEANVLANVIDMYRPPQGGLHPREAANHHAEVVAGDIQKAVEQAGISLKDVDLVSFSMGPGLGPCLRVAGTAARSLAFTLGVPIVGVNHCISHIEIGNATTGCHDPCLLYASGGNTQVIAYSDRRYRIFGETQDVGVGNMFDKLGRDLGLGFYAGPKIEELARSGDKLLDLPYSVKGMDISFSGILTAAVAYRQKGERLEDICYSVQETAFSMLTEVTERAMAHVGKDEVLLGGGVAQNNRLRDMVGEMAKERGAKMFVPEKQFCRDNGAMIAWLGNIMYASGVRMEISETEVRQRFRTDEVPVTWRD encoded by the coding sequence ATGATAACCCTCGGCATCGAAGGCACGGCACACACCCTCGGAGTGGGCATCGTCGATTCGGAGGCCAATGTCCTGGCCAACGTGATCGATATGTACCGCCCCCCGCAGGGAGGTCTCCATCCCAGAGAGGCCGCCAACCATCATGCCGAGGTTGTCGCAGGGGACATCCAGAAGGCCGTCGAACAGGCGGGGATATCCCTGAAGGACGTGGATCTGGTCTCCTTCTCCATGGGTCCGGGTCTGGGCCCCTGCCTAAGGGTCGCCGGCACAGCCGCACGTTCCCTCGCATTCACCCTCGGGGTTCCGATCGTGGGTGTGAACCACTGCATCTCCCACATCGAGATCGGCAACGCCACCACAGGATGCCACGACCCCTGCCTTCTGTACGCGTCCGGGGGAAACACGCAGGTCATCGCGTACTCCGACCGCCGCTACCGCATCTTCGGGGAGACCCAGGACGTGGGTGTCGGCAACATGTTCGACAAGCTCGGGAGGGACCTGGGACTGGGATTCTACGCAGGACCCAAAATCGAGGAGCTGGCACGTTCGGGGGACAAGCTCCTCGACCTGCCTTATTCCGTCAAGGGAATGGACATCTCCTTCTCCGGGATCCTCACCGCCGCGGTCGCCTACAGGCAGAAGGGCGAGAGGCTTGAGGACATCTGCTATTCCGTACAGGAGACAGCGTTCTCCATGCTTACCGAGGTGACCGAGAGGGCCATGGCCCACGTCGGGAAGGACGAGGTCCTCCTGGGAGGGGGAGTTGCGCAGAACAACCGTCTCCGCGATATGGTCGGGGAGATGGCGAAGGAGAGGGGCGCGAAGATGTTCGTCCCGGAGAAGCAGTTCTGCCGCGACAACGGCGCAATGATCGCCTGGCTCGGGAACATCATGTATGCGTCCGGAGTGAGAATGGAGATCTCCGAAACGGAAGTCAGGCAGCGTTTCAGGACCGACGAGGTCCCGGTCACATGGCGTGACTGA
- a CDS encoding Permeases of the drug/metabolite transporter (DMT) superfamily, whose amino-acid sequence MDTGQRRAAIICASVMVSFSAIFYRLSDAPSMVMVFYRMLFASAIIVPVALWKCRGEFASMERRDVLVSILSGIVFAVHLATYFESLDRVSIASCLVLTDTAVFFVALIMIVFFGESVSRRGWGIMALTFGGCVIIAIDDMSGDSGIIGDGLALFSSLLFAVYAIIGRRVRGRMSTLAYTAILYSSAALTSLVMVASGDAGELDCGTENLLYALGLAVFCTIFGHTVYNWGLRYEKASFVAITTLLEPVFGSVLGLAVFGEIPGALVIAGSAVVLIGVYMFSCESRPQTVEIPISKL is encoded by the coding sequence ATGGACACCGGGCAGAGGAGAGCCGCGATCATCTGCGCATCCGTCATGGTGTCGTTCTCGGCGATATTCTACCGCCTCTCCGACGCCCCGTCGATGGTCATGGTGTTCTACAGGATGCTGTTCGCCTCCGCCATCATCGTTCCCGTAGCCCTTTGGAAATGCAGGGGGGAGTTCGCATCCATGGAAAGGAGGGACGTCCTGGTCAGCATCCTCTCCGGGATCGTGTTCGCGGTCCACCTGGCAACATATTTCGAATCCCTGGACAGGGTCTCCATCGCCTCATGTCTCGTGCTGACGGATACCGCCGTGTTCTTCGTCGCACTGATTATGATAGTGTTCTTCGGCGAGTCCGTTTCCAGAAGAGGGTGGGGCATAATGGCCCTCACCTTCGGAGGATGCGTCATCATCGCAATCGACGACATGAGCGGTGATTCCGGTATCATCGGGGACGGTCTGGCACTGTTCTCCTCCCTGCTATTCGCAGTGTATGCGATTATCGGCAGGAGGGTCCGCGGCCGCATGTCCACACTCGCTTACACCGCGATCCTCTATTCATCCGCGGCGCTGACATCCCTGGTTATGGTGGCCTCCGGCGACGCGGGGGAACTGGACTGCGGAACGGAGAACCTGCTTTACGCATTGGGTCTGGCCGTATTCTGCACCATATTCGGCCACACCGTCTACAACTGGGGCCTGAGATACGAGAAGGCCTCGTTCGTGGCGATCACCACGCTTCTGGAGCCCGTATTCGGGAGCGTTCTAGGCCTTGCCGTATTCGGAGAGATCCCCGGGGCCCTGGTAATCGCAGGTTCGGCCGTCGTCCTCATCGGGGTGTACATGTTCTCCTGCGAATCCAGACCCCAGACCGTCGAAATCCCAATCAGTAAACTATAA
- a CDS encoding pyridoxal phosphate synthase yaaD subunit yields MTNDRYELNKELAQMLKGGVIMDVTTPEQAKVAEKAGAAAVMALERIPADIRAAGGVSRMSDPKMIKGIQEAVSIPVMAKVRIGHFVEAQILEALEIDYIDESEVLTPADDVYHIDKTQFRVPFVCGARNLGEALRRISEGASMIRTKGEPGTGDIVQAVSHMRAMNSAIRDIQNRRTDELFETAKQLQVPMDLVRYVHENGRLPVVNFAAGGVATPADAALMMYLGAEGVFVGSGIFASGNPEKRAAAIVQAVTNYNDPEKLAELSYDLGRAMVGINSEEIKTIMAERGQ; encoded by the coding sequence ATGACTAATGACAGATATGAGCTGAACAAAGAACTGGCACAGATGCTCAAGGGAGGGGTGATCATGGACGTGACCACCCCCGAGCAGGCGAAGGTCGCCGAGAAGGCGGGAGCGGCGGCAGTCATGGCGCTGGAGCGTATCCCCGCCGACATCCGCGCTGCGGGAGGAGTTTCCCGCATGAGTGACCCCAAGATGATCAAAGGGATCCAGGAAGCGGTCTCCATTCCCGTCATGGCGAAGGTCCGCATCGGACACTTCGTGGAGGCGCAGATTCTGGAGGCGCTGGAGATCGACTACATCGACGAGAGCGAGGTCCTCACACCCGCCGACGATGTCTATCACATCGATAAGACCCAGTTCAGGGTGCCCTTCGTCTGCGGCGCAAGGAACCTCGGGGAAGCCCTGAGGAGGATATCCGAGGGGGCATCTATGATCAGGACCAAGGGAGAGCCTGGGACCGGGGACATCGTCCAAGCGGTCAGCCATATGCGTGCCATGAACTCCGCCATTCGCGACATCCAGAACAGGCGTACCGACGAGCTCTTCGAGACCGCCAAGCAGCTCCAGGTCCCGATGGACTTGGTCAGGTACGTCCACGAAAACGGCAGGCTGCCCGTGGTCAACTTTGCGGCCGGAGGTGTCGCGACCCCTGCGGACGCTGCCCTCATGATGTACCTTGGCGCGGAGGGCGTATTTGTCGGATCGGGCATCTTTGCATCCGGGAATCCGGAGAAGAGGGCCGCTGCGATTGTACAGGCGGTTACCAACTACAACGACCCCGAGAAGCTCGCGGAGCTCTCCTACGACCTCGGCAGGGCCATGGTCGGGATCAATTCCGAGGAGATCAAGACCATCATGGCGGAGCGTGGGCAATGA
- a CDS encoding rRNA 2'-O-methyltransferase fibrillarin, which produces MDPMDFADGTVFSEMRRIYTLSSAPGTRVYGERLVTSKGKEYREWNPMRSKLAAYIANGGRSVPITRKSNVLYLGASSGTTPSHVSDMVSEGKVYCVEFAPRMFRELVGNAGPRPNMMPILADATKPSEYQFMVEDVDVVYQDVAQKNQADILADNMDMFGARYGMVAVKARSEDVAEEPKVIFKRSESRLKERGFRILDSRSLEPFEDSHVMIVVERP; this is translated from the coding sequence ATGGACCCGATGGATTTCGCGGACGGAACCGTGTTCTCGGAGATGAGGAGGATCTACACTCTATCCTCGGCACCCGGCACCCGCGTCTACGGCGAGAGACTGGTCACCTCCAAGGGGAAGGAGTACCGCGAGTGGAACCCCATGAGGAGCAAGCTCGCCGCATACATCGCCAACGGCGGGAGGTCAGTTCCCATCACCAGGAAATCCAACGTCCTGTACCTCGGTGCCTCCAGCGGGACCACCCCCTCCCATGTCAGCGACATGGTCTCCGAGGGGAAAGTCTACTGCGTTGAGTTCGCCCCGAGGATGTTCAGGGAGCTCGTCGGCAACGCCGGACCCCGCCCCAACATGATGCCCATCCTCGCCGATGCCACCAAACCCTCCGAGTACCAATTCATGGTGGAGGACGTGGACGTGGTCTACCAGGATGTGGCGCAGAAGAACCAGGCGGACATCCTCGCGGACAACATGGACATGTTCGGCGCGAGGTACGGCATGGTCGCCGTGAAGGCCAGGTCAGAGGACGTGGCCGAGGAGCCCAAGGTGATATTCAAGAGGTCGGAGTCCAGGCTGAAAGAAAGGGGATTCAGGATCCTGGATTCCAGAAGTCTAGAGCCCTTCGAGGACTCCCACGTCATGATAGTGGTGGAGAGGCCATGA
- a CDS encoding SSU ribosomal protein S15P: MISENPDWVPLTATEIEDKVAEFAKDGISSAMIGMILRDQWAVPNVKLATGKTVTEILKEKGLKGNLPEDLQQLMVRAINLNVHVKANPKDVANIRGLALIEAKIRRLERYYKRNGVLPATWKYSLANAELMLK, from the coding sequence ATGATCTCCGAGAACCCCGACTGGGTCCCCCTCACCGCCACCGAAATCGAGGACAAAGTCGCCGAGTTCGCAAAGGACGGAATCTCCTCCGCCATGATCGGAATGATCCTCAGGGACCAGTGGGCTGTTCCCAACGTCAAGCTCGCAACCGGCAAGACCGTGACCGAGATCCTCAAAGAGAAGGGCCTTAAGGGCAACCTCCCCGAGGACCTCCAGCAGCTCATGGTCCGCGCCATCAACCTGAACGTCCACGTTAAGGCCAACCCCAAGGATGTCGCTAACATCAGGGGACTCGCCCTTATCGAGGCGAAGATCAGGAGGCTCGAGCGCTACTACAAGCGCAACGGAGTCCTGCCGGCCACCTGGAAGTACTCTCTCGCTAACGCGGAACTGATGCTTAAGTGA
- a CDS encoding pyridoxal phosphate synthase yaaE subunit has protein sequence MIGVLALQGAFAEHERCLERLGFEYAEIRKKEHLDVPLDALIIPGGESTVMGKLLADLGMLERLRGTVLSGLSVFGTCAGLIILSSEVEGGKASLGTMDVRTVRNAYGRQLGSFSTVSDFKGLGKIPMRFIRAPFVESVGSDVEVLAEVDGRIVAVRQNRQLATAFHPELTDDLSVHRFFLEDVAGL, from the coding sequence ATGATCGGAGTTCTCGCCCTGCAGGGGGCCTTCGCCGAACACGAGAGGTGCTTGGAGAGACTCGGTTTCGAATACGCCGAGATCAGGAAGAAGGAACATCTCGACGTCCCCTTGGACGCCCTGATAATCCCCGGGGGCGAGAGCACCGTGATGGGTAAACTCCTTGCAGACCTGGGGATGCTGGAACGCCTGCGCGGGACGGTGCTCTCGGGTCTGTCGGTATTCGGCACCTGCGCGGGACTGATAATCCTCTCCTCCGAGGTGGAGGGAGGGAAAGCATCCCTGGGCACTATGGATGTGAGGACAGTTCGCAATGCCTACGGGAGGCAGCTCGGCAGTTTCAGTACGGTCTCCGACTTCAAGGGTCTGGGGAAGATTCCGATGAGGTTCATCCGCGCTCCGTTCGTGGAATCCGTCGGCAGCGATGTCGAGGTGCTTGCTGAGGTGGACGGGCGCATCGTGGCAGTAAGACAAAATAGGCAGCTTGCCACGGCATTCCATCCCGAACTCACCGACGACCTCTCGGTCCACAGGTTCTTCCTGGAGGACGTAGCGGGGCTGTGA
- a CDS encoding ADP-ribose pyrophosphatase yields the protein MTDTDDTVYTVAFQGERFLMVYNEKRKGWEMPGGHVREGESREDAAKREFLEESGYDIEIVEIRDLGPCRVCAALLKDRINPRPEMVAKLFCEVPDEIFFSREEYEDVVPWAWNALRG from the coding sequence ATGACCGATACTGACGACACCGTCTACACCGTCGCCTTCCAGGGCGAGCGCTTCCTCATGGTCTACAACGAGAAGAGAAAGGGCTGGGAGATGCCCGGCGGCCACGTCCGCGAGGGAGAGTCCCGCGAGGACGCAGCCAAGAGGGAGTTCCTGGAGGAATCCGGATACGACATCGAGATCGTGGAGATCCGCGACCTCGGCCCGTGCAGGGTGTGCGCCGCACTCCTAAAGGATAGAATCAACCCCAGACCCGAGATGGTCGCGAAGCTCTTTTGCGAAGTGCCAGACGAGATTTTCTTCTCCCGCGAGGAGTACGAGGACGTCGTCCCTTGGGCATGGAACGCGCTCAGAGGATGA
- a CDS encoding putative sugar kinase yields MDTLAQIADAVVKAVGLIPTLEERGKDIEMGADGTPTSEIDKVAENTVLDFIVRNRVPLNVLSEEIGFVDYGYDETLVLDPIDGTSNAIAGVPLFTVSLAVGNKDLDGIHTAYLRNIATGESMWAEKGRGAFKDGRRISVRSPDFKHLFVMIYMGNGADPKSFELAKNVKSSRSYGCASLEMALVAEGQCDAYYMNSERYNRGIRIVDIAASYLILREAGGHVYDLSGKAFNMPFDLSARSNFVACAEPSVFDFIMGKNPKHVGKTVYGLVANPNVPDLENYVRRVADALGQETLVCDATSGEILGREGTDVRDMDVDVVITIGGDGTILRAAMGTRAPIMGINAGGVGFLAEITPDRIEEGIARLRSGDFTISERFKLDSFLNGKKMEPTINEAVVHTDSVAKIRQFKVYVDGKLATEVRADGIIISTPTGSTSYAMSLGAPMVDPGVDALLIVPMAAYKFASRPFVVPSGVKVTVECVRDKGCLLVLDGQAEHPIEGGSKLDFVRSSERVRFVSFGADFYSRVREKLVNTI; encoded by the coding sequence TTGGACACCCTCGCACAGATCGCCGATGCGGTCGTGAAGGCCGTCGGGCTGATTCCGACCCTCGAGGAAAGGGGCAAGGACATCGAGATGGGCGCGGACGGCACCCCCACATCCGAGATCGACAAGGTCGCGGAGAACACCGTCCTCGATTTCATCGTCAGGAACCGGGTCCCCCTCAACGTCCTCAGCGAGGAGATAGGGTTCGTGGACTACGGATACGACGAGACCCTCGTCCTCGACCCCATCGACGGCACGTCCAACGCCATCGCGGGCGTCCCGCTGTTCACCGTTTCCCTGGCTGTGGGGAACAAGGACCTCGACGGCATCCATACCGCATACCTGCGCAACATCGCCACCGGCGAGAGCATGTGGGCCGAGAAGGGCAGGGGTGCGTTCAAGGACGGCAGGAGGATCTCCGTCAGGTCCCCCGACTTCAAGCACCTCTTCGTCATGATCTACATGGGCAACGGTGCCGACCCCAAGTCCTTCGAACTCGCCAAGAACGTCAAGTCCTCCCGCTCCTACGGGTGCGCATCCCTGGAGATGGCCCTGGTTGCGGAGGGGCAGTGCGACGCCTACTACATGAACTCCGAGCGCTACAACAGGGGGATCAGGATTGTGGACATCGCCGCGTCCTACCTCATCCTCAGGGAGGCCGGGGGCCACGTCTACGACCTCTCCGGGAAGGCGTTCAACATGCCCTTCGACCTGTCCGCGAGGTCCAACTTCGTGGCCTGCGCCGAGCCGTCGGTATTCGACTTCATCATGGGGAAGAACCCCAAGCACGTGGGTAAGACCGTCTACGGGCTGGTCGCCAATCCCAACGTACCGGACCTTGAGAACTACGTCAGGCGCGTCGCCGATGCGCTCGGTCAGGAGACCCTAGTATGCGATGCCACCTCCGGGGAGATCCTCGGGAGGGAGGGCACAGACGTCCGCGACATGGATGTCGACGTGGTCATCACCATCGGCGGCGACGGCACGATCCTCCGTGCGGCGATGGGCACCAGGGCACCCATAATGGGGATCAACGCGGGAGGCGTTGGATTCCTGGCGGAGATCACCCCCGACAGGATCGAGGAGGGCATCGCCCGCCTGAGGTCCGGCGATTTCACCATCTCCGAGAGGTTCAAGCTCGACTCCTTCCTGAACGGGAAGAAGATGGAGCCCACCATCAACGAGGCCGTCGTACACACCGACTCCGTAGCCAAGATCAGGCAGTTCAAGGTCTACGTGGACGGCAAGCTCGCCACCGAGGTCAGGGCCGACGGGATCATCATCTCCACCCCCACCGGTTCCACCAGCTACGCCATGTCCCTGGGGGCACCCATGGTCGACCCCGGCGTGGATGCGCTGCTGATCGTCCCCATGGCGGCGTACAAGTTCGCGTCCCGTCCGTTCGTGGTCCCCTCCGGCGTGAAGGTGACCGTGGAGTGCGTTCGCGACAAGGGCTGCCTCCTGGTCCTGGACGGGCAGGCGGAGCATCCCATCGAGGGAGGTTCCAAGCTCGACTTCGTCAGGTCCTCCGAGAGGGTCAGGTTCGTCTCCTTCGGGGCGGATTTCTACTCGCGTGTCCGCGAGAAGCTGGTGAACACGATATGA
- a CDS encoding Recombination protein MgsA, protein MVQTALFDDEPKKEEIDLRSMPLAGRMRPRCLDEFVGQEKLVGPGRVLRNMIEQDRVTSMIFWGPPGVGKTTLAGIIANSTDAEFVQYSAVTGGIKEVKDIMTAAEMRRRHGKRTVLFVDEIHRFNKAQQDAFLPFVEKGSITLIGATTENPSFEVNSALLSRCRVFVLEGLGKEDIVKLLRRAVEDPRGFPDMNIVVSDEVLGLIAGYANGDARTAMNVLEAAVSVTPEAEGQVRIGKHTVVEVTARKSLLYDKDGEMHYDLISALHKSMRNSDPDAAIYWLARMLAGGEDPLFIARRLIEFAGDDVGLADPNAHVMAVTCFDACRDLGMPECRYALAETVVYLSLAPRSNSIAVAISQAMDDAEKMLAEPVPLRIRNASTKLMEDLGYGKGYEYAEGTDEKIAKMQCLPDSLKDRRYYEPGDRGNEVYYRKRIDAIREWREGKRDEPPR, encoded by the coding sequence ATGGTCCAGACCGCGCTTTTCGACGACGAGCCCAAGAAGGAGGAGATCGACCTCCGCTCCATGCCCCTGGCGGGGCGTATGAGGCCCAGATGCCTCGACGAGTTCGTCGGACAGGAGAAGCTGGTCGGGCCGGGCCGCGTCCTGCGCAACATGATAGAGCAGGACAGGGTCACCTCCATGATCTTCTGGGGCCCTCCCGGCGTCGGGAAGACCACCCTTGCGGGCATCATCGCCAATTCCACAGACGCCGAGTTCGTGCAGTACAGCGCCGTCACCGGCGGCATCAAGGAGGTCAAGGACATCATGACCGCCGCCGAGATGCGCCGCAGGCACGGCAAGCGCACCGTCCTCTTCGTGGACGAGATCCACCGTTTCAACAAGGCGCAACAGGACGCGTTCCTCCCGTTCGTCGAGAAGGGGAGCATCACGCTCATCGGTGCGACCACGGAGAACCCCTCCTTCGAGGTCAATTCCGCCCTCCTCTCGAGATGCCGCGTGTTCGTTCTCGAGGGGCTTGGGAAGGAGGACATAGTGAAACTCCTCAGGAGGGCGGTCGAGGACCCCCGCGGGTTCCCCGACATGAACATCGTGGTCTCCGACGAGGTCCTCGGTCTCATCGCCGGATATGCAAACGGGGACGCAAGGACCGCGATGAACGTCCTCGAGGCCGCGGTATCAGTCACCCCCGAGGCGGAAGGGCAGGTGAGGATCGGCAAGCACACCGTGGTGGAGGTCACCGCGAGGAAGAGCCTGCTGTACGACAAGGACGGCGAGATGCATTACGACCTGATCTCAGCTCTTCACAAATCCATGAGGAACTCCGACCCCGACGCGGCCATTTATTGGCTAGCGAGGATGCTCGCCGGGGGAGAGGACCCCCTGTTCATCGCGAGGAGACTCATCGAGTTCGCCGGTGACGATGTCGGTCTTGCCGACCCCAACGCCCATGTGATGGCGGTCACCTGCTTCGATGCCTGCAGGGACCTCGGGATGCCCGAGTGCAGGTACGCCCTAGCGGAGACCGTCGTCTATCTCTCCCTCGCACCCCGTTCCAACTCCATCGCGGTCGCGATCTCGCAGGCCATGGACGACGCGGAGAAGATGCTCGCGGAACCGGTTCCCCTGCGTATCAGGAACGCATCCACCAAGCTGATGGAGGACCTCGGATACGGGAAGGGATACGAGTATGCCGAGGGCACCGATGAGAAGATCGCCAAGATGCAGTGCCTTCCCGATTCCCTCAAGGACCGCCGCTATTACGAGCCCGGCGACAGGGGGAACGAGGTCTACTACCGCAAGAGGATCGACGCCATAAGGGAATGGCGCGAGGGCAAGCGCGACGAGCCCCCGAGATGA